The proteins below come from a single Jaculus jaculus isolate mJacJac1 chromosome 12, mJacJac1.mat.Y.cur, whole genome shotgun sequence genomic window:
- the Igsf10 gene encoding immunoglobulin superfamily member 10 isoform X1 — MKARGRDISRLLVSLATTCLLATPRSKACPRRCACYVPTEVHCTFRYLTSTPDSIPPSVERINLGYNSLARLTLADFRGLNKLELLLLHSNGIHTVPDKTFSDLQALQVLKMSYNKVRKIQKDTFYGLRSLTRLHMDHNSIEFISPGAFYGLPFLRLLHLEGNRLTKLHPDTFVSLKHLQIFKVSFLKYLYLSDNYLTSFPQEMLSSMPDLESLYLHGNPWTCDCHLKWLSDWIQEKPDVIKCKKDRSPRLQQCPLCMDPRVSKGKLLAAVPAAAFLCTKPTIELSLKPENLTVPDDRGSASPLPQDFTAPLGSLTLHMTDMSGHEANVVCNVQKPSRTLPTAFAEEKGHILLNMSFSTSLVCNMDYSHIQPVWQVLALYSDSPLTLERNHLLSKTPQLSYRYEQVAVRPEDTFTNIEVDVGADPAWLMQDRISLQLDRTATTLTKLQIWFSSDAQVTLPKAEVTLERLKWTMILRTNTTKLEHTVLTGGTIALDCPGQGDPSPHLEWLLADGSKVRAPYVSEDGRILIDKSGKLELQMADSFDTGTYHCVSTNYDDADLLTYRITVVEPSVESTGENEIRRMVVAGETLDLPCPSSGIPDASISWVLPGNIVLSQSSRDKHVLQDGTLRILQVTPRDQGHYYCIAANPSGVESLIFEVSVKLKGPRLVEHDGETDGSGGEEPNPHALSKESPSPKFSALASASAGTKAETPALSRSKKDHRVVSPWRRGDSANHQRVRENRRQFPPFARRIDPQHWAALLEKAKKNAASEKPDKKIKGPPPLAAPLLKIAGDGEDLSGMISPDEEFLVLETAVPSVLPRTLTADVTTMFHGLVTNRTSGTDVFPTVSPQRPQAKDLADFQQSDVISTTAMSGNTYPVTASTVESSTSQNSTPTFSLRPGVSGFQDAGQVGRRGEPSQRAYPVTEWTVVTDSDLKIPSSTTIKADAILESVSPTNGHQTPSITVREARGSHLYSHNTAEPSTTRLPLDRHIAPFPSQMTRNNTTNFPLLRRSGRRRKIWGRGRIISPYGSPVLRRHRYRMVRPVLSGAASRSVSASPATELHEICLSCPPTESPTSPTVALPVPGSSPNTILKATVAQPTALARHPSLLPENKESVSIAKATPTMTPSGAGSTRVIPTLAIVASAPASTANDIFANNNAPRAASTREAKGEMVRTPPLSDVLTKPSVPTKEASTWFADRKNPWYQVFSNNPNQKGILKNLNKSDLQKSIATVSPKISPVLPTEKVFLSYSTTFSENQMQILPSVHPNPTEIHSTGSLPAGKGSPSPSLPPLLPSLPIKGRRAESFPLVEMAPLATPTTPTSAGSHKTQTAATKVGQDQRTKEPQNHSDPNTTAGRSGDFTESPAVTAGVPPGSSALTALTAKTRRDFETLRGTVASARAVVSPSREGSTAARTALAPRPAPGPPLVPSRPSPAFTHSPVAGDLAVPSQVTADPVATVYASSGSPDLQRSPGQVTTSPEAHPPPELVPRRTHFASSNLSHPNPVPSLRITRPPKPEAKPSPWSENPLQHQSFSERVEKGKKAVTSTLPSLSLPEATARDVQWEGRRNAKTGFDKKAVPDTPSGPLPSHAVPGNVFKKPRIVGGKAASFTIPANSDAFLPCEAAGNPLPSIHWARISSVLGLTDRTPKSRFQVLPNGTLSIQRVSIQDRGQYVCSASNPLGTDHLHVTLSVVSYPPRILDRQTKEITAHSGSSVKLKCKVEGRPRPTVSWILANQTVVSETPEEQAKALVTSDGTLVIRNLSIYDRGFYKCVARNAAGQDSLLVRLQVIAAPPVILEEKRQVIAGTQGDSLKLPCTVKGTPRPLVHWVLSDGTEVRTSQLTSSRLLLHSNGTLHIRNIVPSDRGTYECIATSSSGSERRVVILSVQERETLPRIEAASQKRTEVNLGDKLLLNCSASGDPKPRIIWRLPSKAVIDQWHRMGSRIHVYPNGSLFIGSVTEKDAGNYLCVARNNRGDDLTLMHVSLRLTPAKINPKHHFKKQVLHGKDFQVDCKASGSPVPEISWSLPDGTVINNAMQADDSGHRTKRYTLFHNGTLYFNKAGVAEEGDYTCYAQNTLGKDEMKVHLTVVTPTPRVSQGYKSNVRIKAGDTAVLDCDATRDPKPKIYWMLPSRDMISFSKDRYMFHANGSLSIHRVKLLDSGDYVCVARNPSGDHTKRYNLDVISKPPLINGLYTNTTINATAVRHSRKHFDCRADGMPSPQIMWIMPGNIFLTAPYYGSRITVHKNGTLEIRNVRLSDSARFICVARNEGGESVLVVQLEVLEMLRRPTFRNPFNAKVVAQRGKPTTLNCSVDGNPPPEIIWILPNGTQFSNSPQDSQYLIASNGSLIIYKTTRSHAGKYRCAARNKVGYIEKLILLEIGQKPVILTSALGAVKGIGGESLALHCVTDGIPKPQVEWTTPSGHVIHSPRASGRYVLHENGTLVIKAAAAADGGNYVCEAHNSVGHALITVPVAIVAYPPRIVTGPPKSVLARTGVAFRLHCVALGVPKPEVTWEIPGHSSLSKMGKGRTHGSETLHPHGALVIQNPQASDSGLYRCLAKNPLGSDYAATYIQVL, encoded by the exons GTACAACAGCTTAGCTAGGTTGACGCTGGCAGATTTCCGTGGCCTGAACAAACTCGAGTTGCTCCTGCTGCACAGTAATGGCATTCACACAGTCCCAGATAAGACCTTCTCTGATCTGCAGGCCTTACAG GTCTTAAAGATGAGCTATAACAAAGTCCGAAAGATTCAGAAAGATACTTTTTATGGCCTCAGAAGTTTGACCCGGCTGCACATGGACCACAACAGTATTGAGTTCATAAGCCCAGGGGCATTTTATGGCCTCCCCTTCCTACGCCTGCTGCACTTAGAAGGAAATCGGCTCACTAAACTCCACCCAGACACATTTGTCTCCTTGAAGCACCTCCAGATATTCAAAGTATCTTTCCTTAAGTACCTGTACTTGTCCGATAACTATCTGACCTCCTTCCCTCAAGAGATGCTCTCCTCTATGCCAGACTTAGAAAGCCTCTATCTGCATGGAAATCCATGGACCTGTGACTGCCATTTAAAGTGGTTGTCGGACTGGATACAGGAGAAGCCAG AtgtaatcaaatgcaagaaagacaGAAGTCCCCGTCTTCAGCAGTGTCCCCTCTGCATGGACCCCAGGGTCTCCAAAGGCAAGCTCCTTGCTGCAGTCCCAGCAGCAGCTTTCCTGTGCACAAAGCCAACCATTGAGCTGTCCCTGAAACCAGAGAACCTGACTGTTCCAGATGACAGGGGATCTGCCTCCCCTTTGCCTCAAGATTTTACAGCGCCTTTGGGCTCCCTGACTTTGCATATGACAGACATGTCTGGACATGAGGCTAACGTGGTCTGCAATGTACAGAAGCCCTCCAGAACACTGCCCACTGCATTCGCAGAAGAAAAGGGACACATCCTGCTAAACATGTCATTTTCGACATCTCTGGTGTGCAACATGGATTACAGTCACATCCAGCCAGTGTGGCAGGTTTTGGCTCTGTACAGTGAttctcctctgactcttgaaagAAACCACTTGCTCTCTAAAACTCCACAGCTGTCTTACAGGTATGAGCAGGTGGCTGTTCGACCTGAAGACACATTTACTAACATCGAGGTAGACGTCGGGGCAGATCCTGCATGGTTAATGCAGGACCGAATATCCTTGCAGCTGGACAGGACTGCCACCACACTCACTAAGTTGCAGATCTGGTTCTCAAGTGACGCTCAAGTCACTTTACCAAAGGCAGAGGTGACGCTAGAGAGACTCAAATGGACCATGATTCTGAGGACTAACACCACCAAACTGGAACACACTGTTTTGACTGGCGGCACCATTGCCCTGGACTGCCCAGGACAAGGTGACCCTTCACCTCACTTGGAGTGGCTTCTAGCTGACGGAAGTAAAGTGAGGGCCCCGTATGTTAGCGAAGATGGACGGATACTTATCGACAAAAGTGGAAAGCTGGAACTGCAGATGGCTGATAGCTTTGACACGGGCACATACCACTGTGTAAGCACCAATTATGATGATGCAGACCTTCTCACATATAGGATAACTGTGGTAGAGCCCAGTGTAGAATCCACAGGAGAAAATGAGATTCGCCGAATGGTTGTTGCTGGCGAAACACTCGATCTTCCATGCCCTTCTtctggaattccagatgcttCCATCAGCTGGGTTCTTCCAGGAAACATTGTGCTCTCTCAGTCCTCACGAGATAAACACGTTCTTCAAGATGGCACATTAAGAATATTACAAGTGACCCCAAGAGACCAAGGTCATTATTATTGTATAGCAGCCAATCCATCAGGGGTTGAATCTTTGATTTTTGAAGTATCAGTCAAATTGAAAGGTCCCAGGTTAGTGGAACATGATGGGGAAACAGATGGATCTGGAGGTGAGGAGCCCAATCCCCATGCTCTCTCTAAGGAGTCACCATCTCCAAAATTCTCTGCATTAGCATCAGCCTCGGCGGGGACCAAGGCTGAAACACCAGCCTTGAGCAGAAGTAAGAAGGACCACCGGGTGGTCTCGCCATGGCGGCGTGGAGATTCCGCAAACCACCAGCGTGTCAGGGAGAATAGGAGACAGTTCCCTCCCTTTGCACGAAGAATTGATCCACAGCACTGGGCAGCACTTTTGGAGAAAGCCAAAAAGAATGCTGCGTCAGAGAAACCAGATAAGAAGATCAAAGGGCCACCGCCCCTGGCCGCTCCACTGCTAAAAATAGCTGGTGATGGTGAAGACCTTTCAGGCATGATTTCCCCAGATGAAGAGTTCTTGGTTCTGGAAACGGCAGTCCCCAGTGTCTTACCAAGGACCCTGACTGCTGATGTTACAACAATGTTTCATGGCCTTGTGACAAATAGAACTTCTGGCACAGATGTCTTCCCAACTGTGAGTCCTCAAAGACCACAAGCCAAGGACCTTGCAGATTTCCAACAATCTGATGTTATTAGCACTACAGCTATGTCAGGGAATACATACCCAGTGACAGCAAGCACAGTAGAAAGCTCAACCAGCCAGAATTCAACTCCCACCTTCTCTCTGCGACCCGGAGTGTCTGGATTTCAGGATGCTGGCCAGGTAGGGAGAAGAGGAGAACCTTCTCAAAGGGCATACCCAGTGACAGAGTGGACTGTGGTCACAGACAGTGACCTGAAAATTCCTAGCAGCACCACCATCAAAGCTGATGCGATCTTAGAATCAGTAAGTCCCACCAATGGCCATCAGACACCTTCCATCACAGTCAGAGAAGCCAGGGGTAGCCATCTGTATTCTCATAACACTGCAGAGCCTAGTACCACCAGGCTGCCTTTGGATCGTCACATTGCTCCTTTTCCCTCTCAGATGACTAGAAACAATACAACTAACTTTCCGCTCTTGAGACGCTCTGGGAGGCGAAGGAAAATTTGGGGCCGAGGGCGAATTATCAGCCCTTATGGAAGCCCAGTTCTCCGGAGGCATAGATATAGGATGGTGAGGCCAGTACTCAGTGGAGCTGCTAGCCGAAGTGTGAGTGCATCTCCAGCCACAGAGCTCCATGAGATATGCCTATCCTGTCCTCCCACAGAAAGCCCCACCTCGCCTACAGTAGCTCTGCCTGTTCCAGGCTCATCCCCCAACACCATCCTCAAAGCCACAGTAGCCCAACCTACAGCCCTAGCCAGGCATCCTTCATTACTACCTGAGAACAAAGAAAGCGTCAGCATTGCTAAAGCAACACCCACGATGACACCTTCCGGTGCTGGAAGCACCCGAGTGATTCCCACTCTTGCAATCGTGGCTTCTGCCCCTGCGTCTACAGCCAATGACATCTTCGCCAATAACAATGCCCCACGTGCAGCTAGCACCAGAGAAGCTAAAGGAGAGATGGTGAGGACACCACCACTTTCAGATGTCCTCACCAAGCCGTCAGTGCCCACAAAGGAGGCCAGTACTTGGTTTGCAGACAGAAAAAATCCCTGGTACCAGGTGTTCTCAAACAACCCTAACCAAAAAGGAATATTGAAGAATCTGAATAAATCTGACTTACAGAAGAGCATAGCCACAGTGTCTCCTAAAATATCACCTGTTTTACCTACAGAAAAAGTTTTCCTCTCATATTCAACAACGTTCTCAGAAAATCAGATGCAAATTCTGCCTTCAGTACACCCCAATCCCACAGAAATACACAGCACTGGAAGTCTCCCCGCAGGAAAGGGGTCACCCTCTCCATCCTTACCCCCCTTGCTTCCTAGTCTCCCAATCAAAGGACGCAGGGCAGAAAGCTTCCCGTTGGTAGAGATGGCTCCACTGGCAACCCCCACCACCCCCACGTCTGCTGGTAGCCATAAAACCCAGACAGCAGCAACCAAGGTGGGACAAGACCAGAGAACAAAGGAGCCGCAGAACCACAGCGACCCAAACACCACTGCAGGCCGGAGCGGGGACTTCACGGAGTCCCCGGCTGTGACAGCTGGTGTCCCTCCAGGAAGTTCGGCTCTGACAGCTCTAACTGCAAAGACGCGGCGAGACTTTGAGACGTTGAGGGGCACGGTGGCGTCAGCAAGGGCTGTGGTCAGCCCGTCCCGTGAGGGCAGCACGGCGGCCAGGACGGCCTTGGCCCCACGGCCGGCCCCGGGCCCTCCCCTCGTGCCCAGTCGCCCCTCCCCTGCCTTTACTCACAGTCCAGTTGCAGGGGACCTGGCAGTTCCTtcccaggtgactgcagatcccGTGGCCACAGTGTATGCATCCTCAGGCTCTCCAGATCTTCAGCGGTCCCCAGGGCAGGTCACCACCTCTCCAGAGGCTCACCCACCTCCTGAGCTCGTGCCTAGAAGGACTCATTTTGCCTCCTCTAATCTCTCACATCCTAACCCTGTGCCCTCACTGAGAATAACTAGACCACCAAAACCAGAAGCAAAGCCGTCTCCCTGGTCAGAAAATCCGCTTCAGCACCAGTCATTCTCAGAACGTGTTGAAAAGGGCAAAAAGGCAGTGACCAGCACGTTGCCCTCTCTCAGCTTGCCCGAGGCCACAGCTCGTGACGTGCAGTGGGAGGGACGGAGGAATGCCAAGACAGGCTTTGATAAGAAAGCAGTCCCAGACACACCTTCCGGACCCCTGCCCTCCCACGCTGTGCCTGGGAATGTCTTTAAGAAGCCCAGAATAGTTGGAGGAAAAGCAGCCAGTTTTACCATTCCGGCTAACTCAGATGCCTTCCTTCCCTGTGAGGCTGCTGGGAACCCTCTGCCTTCTATTCACTGGGCCAGAATCTCATCAG TCCTTGGACTTACTGACAGGACACCAAAAAGCAGGTTCCAAGTGCTTCCCAATGGTACCTTGTCCATTCAGAGAGTCAGCATTCAGGACCGTGGACAGTACGTGTGCTCCGCTTCCAATCCACTTGGTACAGACCACCTCCACGTCACCCTGTCTGTAGTGTCCTATCCCCCCAGGATCCTGGACAGACAGACTAAGGAGATCACAGCTCATTCCGGAAGTTCCGTGAAACTGAAATGCAAGGTGGAAGGCAGGCCACGCCCTACGGTTTCCTGGATTCTTGCAAACCAAACAGTGGTCTCCGAAACACCTGAGGAGCAGGCGAAGGCCCTAGTCACATCGGATGGGACGCTGGTCATCCGTAACCTGAGCATTTATGACCGTGGCTTTTACAAATGTGTGGCCAGAAACGCAGCCGGCCAGGACTCACTGCTGGTGAGGCTCCAGGTCATCGCAGCACCTCCTGTTATTCTAGAGGAAAAGAGACAAGTTATTGCTGGGACTCAGGGTGACAGTTTGAAGTTGCCCTGTACTGTGAAGGGAACACCTCGGCCCCTTGTTCACTGGGTCCTGTCTGATGGGACTGAGGTACGAACATCACAGCTTACCAGTTCCAGGTTGCTCTTGCATTCAAATGGGACTTTGCATATTAGAAACATTGTCCCTTCAGACAGGGGCACTTACGAATGCATAGCCACGAGCTCCTCTGGCTCCGAGAGAAGGGTGGTGATCCTTTCCGTGCAAGAGCGAGAGACCCTTCCCAGGATCGAAGCTGCCTCTCAGAAACGGACAGAGGTGAACTTGGGGGACAAATTGCTACTAAACTGCTCAGCCTCTGGGGATCCCAAGCCCAGAATAATCTGGAGGTTACCATCCAAAGCCGTCATTGACCAATGGCACAG AATGGGCAGCCGTATCCACGTCTACCCAAACGGATCCCTGTTCATTGGCTCTGTGACAGAAAAAGATGCTGGGAACTACTTGTGTGTGGCCAGAAACAACAGGGGAGATGATCTGACCCTGATGCACGTGAGCCTGCGACTGACACCTGCCAAAATTAACCCGAAGCATCACTTTAAAAAGCAAGTGCTTCATGGGAAAGATTTCCAGGTGGACTGCAAAGCTTCAGGCTCCCCTGTGCCCGAGATATCCTGGAGTTTGCCTGATGGAACAGTGATAAACAACGCAATGCAAGCTGATGACAGTGGCCACAGGACCAAGAGGTAcacccttttccacaatggaaccTTGTATTTCAACAAAGCTGGGGTTGCCGAGGAAGGCGATTACACTTGTTATGCACAGAACACGTTGGGGAAGGATGAAATGAAAGTCCATCTAACAGTGGTCACGCCCACCCCACGGGTAAGTCAGGGCTACAAGAGCAACGTGAGGATTAAAGCTGGAGACACAGCTGTCCTGGACTGTGATGCCACCAGGGATCCCAAACCAAAAATATATTGGATGCTACCTTCCAGAGACATGATTTCATTCTCCAAGGACAGGTACATGTTTCATGCCAACGGGTCCTTATCTATCCACAGAGTGAAACTGCTTGATTCTGgagattatgtgtgtgtggcCCGAAATCCCAGTGGGGATCACACCAAAAGGTACAACCTGGATGTCATCTCGAAGCCTCCATTGATTAATGGTCTGTACACAAACACAACGATTAATGCCACTGCCGTTCGGCACTCCAGGAAGCACTTTGACTGCCGAGCAGACGGGATGCCATCTCCTCAGATTATGTGGATCATGCCAGGCAACATTTTCCTCACCGCCCCATACTATGGCAGCAGGATCACAGTCCATAAAAATGGGACCTTGGAAATTAGGAACGTGAGGCTTTCGGACTCGGCCCGTTTCATTTGTGTGGCTCGGAATGAAGGAGGAGAGAGCGTGTTGGTAGTACAGTTGGAAGTCCTGGAAATGCTGAGAAGACCCACATTCAGAAATCCGTTCAATGCAAAAGTAGTCGCCCAGCGAGGCAAGCCCACAACACTGAACTGTTCTGTGGACGGGAACCCACCCCCCGAAATCATCTGGATTTTACCAAATGGCACACAATTTTCTAATAGCCCACAGGACTCTCAGTATCTCATAGCAAGCAATGGCTCTCTCATTATTTACAAAACCACCAGAAGCCATGCAGGAAAATACCGGTGTGCAGCTAGAAATAAAGTTGGCTACATTGAGAAACTGATTCTGTTGGAGATTGGCCAGAAGCCGGTTATTCTGACATCTGCCCTGGGCGCGGTGAAGGGGATAGGTGGAGAGTCCCTAGCTCTGCACTGCGTGACTGATGGGATTCCTAAGCCACAGGTCGAGTGGACCACGCCGAGTGGGCATGTGATCCACAGCCCTCGGGCCAGTGGGAGGTACGTACTGCATGAAAACGGCACCTTGGTCAtcaaagcagcagcagctgccGACGGAGGCAATTACGTGTGTGAGGCTCACAACAGTGTTGGCCACGCACTGATTACCGTCCCAGTTGCCATTGTGGCCTATCCTCCCCGAATTGTGACCGGCCCGCCTAAGAGCGTCCTCGCGAGGACAGGAGTGGCTTTCAGGCTCCACTGTGTGGCGCTGGGAGTCCCCAAGCCAGAGGTCACCTGGGAGATCCCTGGGCACTCCTCGCTCTCAAAGATGGGTAAAGGAAGGACTCATGGAAGTGAGACGCTTCACCCCCACGGCGCCCTCGTCATTCAGAATCCCCAGGCCTCGGATTCTGGACTGTACAGGTGCCTAGCCAAGAACCCACTTGGTAGCGACTATGCAGCAACTTAtattcaagtactctga